The genomic DNA CGCATGTCCGAGTGGTAGGCCACGGCCATCTTGCCGCGCTCCTGCGCCGCCGCCATCACTGCGGTAGAGCCGGTATGGAACGCGATCACATCCACATCCTGGTTGAACAGCGCCATGGCAGCATCGCGCTCCTTGGGCGGGTCGAACCACACGTTGAGCCACACCACCTTGACCATGGCCTGCGGGTTGACCGAACGCATGCCCAGGGCAAACGCGTTGATGCCCTGCAGCACCTCGGGGATGGGGAAGCCCGCCACAAAGCCGGCCACGCCGGTCTTGCTCATGCGGCCTGCGGCAATGCCCGCCAGGTAACGGCCTTCGTAGTAGCGTGCGTTGGCCGTGGCCACATTGGCCGTGGTCTTGTAGCCGGTGATGGACTCGAACTTCACGCCGGGATAGTCCTGCGCCACCTTGAGCGTGGGCTCCATGTAGCCAAAGCTGGGCGTGAAAATAATCTGGTGGCCCGTCGCCGCCAGGTCGCGGATCACGCGTTCGGCATCGGCCCCTTCGGGCACGTTTTCGACAAAAGTGGTTTTCACCTGCGCCCCCAGCGCGGCCTCGACGGCCTTGCGGCCTTCTTCGTGCTGGCGCGTCCAGCCCGCTTCGGTGACCGGCGAGACATAGACAAAGCCGGCCTTGACGGGCTCGGCGGCGCTTCCCTTGGCGGGCGCGGTCTGGGAAAAAACGGGGGAGAAAAAACAAGCGGCCACGAGCGTGGCTGCGAGGTTTTTGTACATGGTGTTCCTCTACATGGTCCCGGAAACAAAAAACAAAAGGCTGCCGGGACAGCAGCCTTTGCGCCGGTATTTTACGCGAGGAGAACTGCCTGGAGCTCCAACCCATGCCCATGCCCATGCCCATGCCCATGCCCATGCCCAGGCGCAGGCTGAGAGGCTAGTCGTGCTCGACGAAGCGCTCGAAGGCTTCCTTCAGGCGGTGCTCCCACACGCGCTTGTCGGCATGGCTGGCAAAGCTGGCTTCGAAACTGTTGAACGCCAGCTGGTAGGCGTGTCGGACCGTCATGTCCGTGGCGGCAAACACCTGGGTGAAGTTCTCGTTGATGTAACCGCCAAAATAGGCCGGGTCGTCCGAGTTGACCGTGGCGCACAGGCCGGCGTCCAGCAACTGGCGCAGGTTGTGGTTTTTGAGGTCGGGGAACACACACAGTTTCTGGTTTGACAGCGGGCACACCGTGAGCGGGATACGGTCTTGCGCCAGGCGCTGCATCAGGGCCGCGTCGTGCATGGCCTGCACGCCGTGGTCGATGCGTTCGACCTTGAGCACATCCAGCGCGCTCCAGATGTAGGCGGGCGGCCCCTCTTCACCCGCGTGGGCCACCAGATGCAGGCCCAGCGCGCGGCAGCGGGCGAACACGCGCGCAAACTTCTCGGGCGGATGGCCCACCTCGCTGGAGTCGAGCCCCACACCCACGATCTTGTTGATGAGCGGCATGGCCTGCTCCAGCGTTTCAAACGCCGACTCCTCGCTCAGGTGGCGCAGGAAACACAGGATCAGCGTGGCGCTGATGCCCAGCTCGGTGCGTGCGTCCGCACAGGCGCGGTGCAAGCCGTTGATCACGGTCTCCATCGCCACTCCGCGTGCGGTGTGGGTCTGGGGGTCGAAAAAAATTTCTGCGTGTGCTACGTTATCCATAGCAGCTCGCGCAAGGTAGGCGCGGGCCATATCGTAAAAATCCTGCTCATGCAGCAAAACGCTGGCACCCGCGTAGTAGATGTCGAGAAAGCTCTGCAGGTTGGTGAAGGCATAGGCCTGCCGCAAATCGTCCACGCTGGCATAGGGCAGCGGCACCCCGTTGCGCTGCGCCAGGGCAAAGATCAGCTCGGGCTCCAGCGAGCCCTCGATGTGGATATGCAGTTCGGCCTTGGGCATGGCGCGCAGCAACTGCTGCAGACGCTCTGCGGCTACAGGGGGCACTTTAAACATCAGCAGACTCCGAAGGTGATGCCGTTTTTCTTCAGCAAACGGCGGTAGGCGGATGATGCCTTGTCGGCCGCGGTGTGCAACTCGGCGCGCAAGTCCAGCGGCAGGCGCTTGGGCCTTTGCGACTCCAGCACCGGCTGATCCTGCGTGAAGATGGTGTGCTGGAAGGCCTGCAGCTTTTCGTCCGGCGACTCAAAGTCGGCCACCGCCAGCCGAAACCACACCCGGCTGGTTTCTGGCGTCAACGGGCAGATGAACAAGGCGATGGACTCGCGCCAGCCCTGCACTGCCGTGGTGTGCGCCTCGGGCACCTTGGTCAGCACCGCCGCATAGGGCGCCGTGACCTCATAGGTGTATTCCACCTGCGCAGCGGCCGTGGAATGCAGGTTCGACTGAGGTTGCCAGGCCTTGCAGCCAGTGGCCAGCAGCCCCGTGGCGGTGGACTCGACCCGATAGTCATCGATGGCCGCTGCGTCGCGGCTGCCCAGCCAGCCTTCGTGCACAAAGCCAAAGTGCGACATATCCAGAAAGTTCTCGATGATGCGCGGCGCACTGGCCGCCACGTCATAGGGACCGCAGTTGAGCTTGCGCAGGTGCGCATCTTCTTCGGCGCGAAACTCCGGCAGCGCTGCAGCGCCCTCTGCCAGGCGCACCCACACCAGACCATGCTGCTCGCAGCACTCGAATCGGCGGGCGCAGTGGGTGGGCGGGGGGACGAACGATGGCAGCGCCGGCACATGCTCGCAGTGGCCACTGCCGGCGAACTGCCAGCCGTGGTAGGGGCACTCCAGCCGCCCGTTGACCACGCGGCCGAGCGACAGCCGCGCGCCCCGGTGTGGGCACTGGTCCGCAAAGGCCTGCACGGCGCCGCTGGCGTCGCGCCAGAGCACCAGGGGCCGCTCCAGCAACTGCACGCCAAGCGGTTGCGACGCCACCTCCCGCGCATCGGCCACGGGGTGCCAGAGGGTTTCCTCCATCATGGGTCTCTCCCAAAAATCCAGAAAAAAAGGCCGCCCTCGGGCGGCCAGGGTGTCAGCAAGCCTGGAGCTTACTTCTTGTCGCCCCCAGGAATCTTGCCTTCCACGCCCTTCACGTAGAAGTTGATGCCACCAAGGAACTTGTCGTCAGCCACCACGTCTTTTTCCAGCACGGGCTTGCCATCCTGACCCAGGATGGGACCTTTCCAGATGGAGTAGCTGCCATCCTTCAGGCCCGCCTTGATGGACTCGACCTTGGCCTTGATGTCGGCCGGCACGTCGTCGGCGATGGAGACGATGTCGATCGTGCCTTCCTTCACGCCCCACCAACTCTGGCCCGTGGCCCAGGTGCCTTCCAGCGCATCCTTGGTGGCCTTGATGTAGTAGGGACCCCAGTTGATCACGGCCGAGGCCAGGTGGGCCTTGGGGCCGTAGGCGGTCATGTCGCTGTCCCAGCCGAAGGCGCGCTTGCCCTTTTCCTGGGCGGTCTTGAGCACGGCGGGCGAGTCGGTGTTCTGGAACAGCACGTCGGCGCCGCCGTTGATCAGGCTGGTGGCGGCCTCGGTTTCCTTGGGCGGGCTGAACCACTCATTCACCCAGACCACCTTGGTCTTGATCTTGGGGTTGACCGACTGCGCACCCAGCGTGAAGCTGTTGATGTTGCGGATCACTTCAGGAATCGGCACCGAGCCGACCACGCCCAGCGTGTTCGTCTTGGTCATGGCGCCTGCGATCACGCCCGCCATGTAAGCGCCTTCGTAGGTGCGGCTGTCGTAGGTGCGCATGTTCTCGGCCGTCTTGTAGCCGGTGGCGTGTTCGAATTTCACACCAGCGTTGTCGGCCGCCACCTTGAGCATGGACTCCATGTAGCCAAAGGTGGTGCCGAAGATCAGCTTGTTGCCCTGGCCGGCCATGTCACGCAGCACACGCTCGGCATCGGCCGATTCGGGCACGCTTTCGACAAAGCTGGTCACGATCTTGTCGCCGAATTCCTTTTCCAGGGCCTTGCGACCGTTGTCGTGCGCAAAAGACCAGCCACCATCGCCCACGGGGCCGACATACGCAAATGCAATCTTCAGTGGCTCGGGCTTGGGTGCGGGGGCTTCGGCGGCAGGCGCCGGTGCGGGCGCAGGGGCCGGCTCTTCCTTCTTGCCGCAGCCCACGAGCGCGGCAGCAGCCACGGCGGACAGCGCGGCCACTTTGAGCAGCGAGCGTTTCTGGAGATCAGTCATGTCGTTTCCTTGTAAAAAAAGGGTTGCCAGAATGTAAGCAAATTTTCAGGTGCCAGGATAGAACGGTTTGCCCAGCGATGCCGGCATGTTCACCCGGATCCACGCCGGATTGCGTGAAATCAGCGCCAGCACCACGATGGTGGCCACGTACGGCAGCATGCTCAGCAACTGGCTGGCCACCTGCACGCCGGTGGCCTGCAAATGGAACTGGAGCATGGTCACGCCACCAAACAGATAAGAACCAAGCAATACGCGTGCCGGGCGCCAGGTGGCAAAGGTGGTGAGGGCCAGCGCGATCCAGCCGCGCCCGGCCACCATGCCCTCCACCCACAGCGGGGTGTACACGGTGGAGATGTAGGCGCCCGCCAGGCCGCACAAAGCGCCCCCCGCCATCACGGCCGCCAGCCGGATGCGGCGCACGGGGTAGCCCAGCGCATGGGCCGATTCGGGCGACTCCCCCACCGAGCGCAACACCAGGCCCGCGCGCGAGCGGTACAGGAACCAGATCAGCCCCGCCACCAGCGCCATGGTGAGGTACACCAAGGGATGCTGCTGGAACAGCGCGGGCCCGAGCAGCGGAACATCGCCCAGCACGGGAATCGCGTACTTGGGCAGTTCGGGCAGCTTGGCCTGCACATAGCTGATGCCCGCAAACGCCGAGAACCCCACGCCAAACAGGCTGAGCGCCAAGCCTGTGGCGTATTGGTTGGTGTTGAGCCAGATCACCAACACGCCAAAGATGGCGGCCAGCAATGCCCCTGCCGCCATGCCCGCGGCAAAGCCCAGCCAGGTGTTGCCGGTGTGCACCACGGTGGCAAAGCCCGCGATGGCGGCGCACAGCATCATGCCCTCGGCCCCCAGGTTGACGATGCCGGCCTTTTCGTTGATGAGCAGGCCCAGCGCCGCCAGGGCCAGCACGGTGCCCGCGCTCAGCGTGGCGCCGATCAGCAATGCATACGATTCCATCATCAACGCACCTCCTTGCGGGCACCCACCCACCGCACGCGGTAGGCGATCAGCGTGTCACAGGCCAGCAGCGTGAACAGCAGCAAGCCCTGGAACACGCCGGTGAGCGACTTGGGCAGGCCCAGGCGCGACTGCGCCAGCTCGCCGCCGATATAGAACATGCTCATGAGAATGGCCGAAAACACCATGCCCACCGGGTGCAGCCGCCCCACAAAGGCCACGATGATGGCCGCAAAGCCGTAGCCCGCGGGCACATAGGGCGTGAGCTGGCCAATGGGGCCCGCCACCTCCAGCGCGCCCGCCAGGCCCGCTGCGCCGCCCGAAATGAGCAACGCCGTCCACAGCGCGCGCCGTGACGAAAACCCGGCATAGCGCGCCGCCGCCGGCGCCAGCCCGCCCACCTGCTGGGCAAAGCCCGCACGCGTGCGAAACAAAAACACCCACAGCGCGCCCGCGGCCGCCAGCGCCAGCAACAGGCCAATGCTCACGCGCGAGCCCTGCATGAGGCGCGGAATCTGCGTGACCTTCTCGAAGGTCTTGGTTTGCGGAAAGTTATAGCCCATGGGGTCTTTCCAGGGCCCATAGACCAGGTAGCCCAGCACCAGCGTGGCCACGTACACCAGCATCAGGCTGACCAGGATTTCATTGGCATTGAACTTGTCGCGCAGCAGCGCCGTGAGCCCCGCCCAGGCCATGCCGCCCAGCACGCCGGCCAGCAAGATGGCGGGCACGATCCAGGGGCCCGTGCTCTTGTCGGCCAGCAGCGCCACGCCACCGGCCACCACGGCACCGATGACAAACTGACCCTCGGCGCCGATGTTCCAGACGTTGGAGCGAAAGCACACCGCCAGCCCCAGCGCAATCAGCAGCAGCGGCGTGGCCTTGACCATGAGCTCGCCCAGCGCGTAGGACGAGCGTACCGGCTCCCAGAAGAACACCTGCAGGCCGCGCACTGGGTCCTTGCCCAGCGCGGCAAACAGCGCAATGCCGATCAGCACCGTGACGGCCAGGGCCAGCAGCGGCGAGCCATAGCTCCACCAGCGCGATGCCTGCGGGCGCGGTTCAAGTCGGAACATGCTGCGCCCCCTGGTTCAGTTGGGCAAGCTGCTCGCGGTTGCGGGCCAGATGCGCCTGCACGTCGGCATGCCACAGGCCGCTCATCCATTCGCCAATGCGCTCCACGGTCGCGTCGGCGCGCGGCACCGAAGGCGAGAGCTGCCCCTTGGCCACCACATGCAGGCGGTCACAGATTTCAAACAATTCGTCCAGCTCCTCGCTCACGACCAGCACGGCACAGCCGGCGTCGCGCAGCGCCAAAATCTCGCCGCGAATCTGCGCGGCTGCACCCACGTCCACGCCCCAGGTGGGCTGCGAGACGATGAGCAACGCAGGGTTGGCGTCGATCTCGCGCCCCACGATGAACTTTTGCAGATTGCCCCCCGACAGCGACCGGGCCGCCGCGTGGGGGCCGCCCGCCTTCACATGGAAGCGCTCGATGATGGCCTGGGCGTGCTTTTGCAACGCCCCCAGCTGGATCCAGCCACTGCCCGCGACCGCGTTGGTGCGCGTGAGCAGCAGGTTGTGCGCCAGCCCCATGGTGGGCACAGCGCCACGGCCCAGGCGCTCCTCGGGCACAAAGTGCAGGCCCAGGGCGCGGCGCTGGCCCGGCCCCATGCGCCCGGCGTGCTGGCCCGCCACCTGGATGCTGGCGGGCTCGGCACGCTGGTCTTCGCCCGACAGCGCATACAAGAGCTCTTTTTGCCCATTGCCCGACACCCCGGCAATGCCCACCACCTCGCCCGCCTTCACCTCGAATTGAACATCAATCAAGTCCACGCCAAACTGGTCGGCGCGCGGCAGCGACAGGCCCTGCACGCGCAGCACGGTGGCGCCGGTCTGCACGGCGCGGTGCGTGAGCGCGGGCGGCTCGGCGCCAATCATCAGGCGCGACAGGGATGCATTCGACTCTTCGGCCGGGTTGCACACCCCCGTCACCTTGCCGCCGCGCAGCACGGTGCAGGCGGTGCACAGCGCACGGATTTCGTGCAGCTTGTGGCTGATGTAAAGAATGCTGCAGCCCTCGCTGGCCAGCTTGCGCAGCACCACGAACAGCATTTCGACCGCCTGCGGGGTGAGCACCGAGGTGGGCTCATCCAGGATGAGCAGCTTGGGCTGGGTGAGCAGCGCACGGATGATTTCCACGCGCTGCATTTCGCCCACGGAAAGCGTGTGCACGGGGCGCAGCGGGTCGATGCCCAGGCCGTACTCGGCCGCCGTGGCGGTGATGCGCTGTGTGACCTCGGACAGCGTGATGCGCTTGTCCAGCCCCAGCCACACGTTCTCGGCCACCGTGAGGGTGTCGAACAGGCTGAAATGCTGGAACACCATGGCGATGCCCAAGGCGCGGGCCTCTTGCGGGTTGCGCACCTGCACGGCCTGGCCGTTGAAGTGCACGCTGCCCTCGTCGGGCTTGACCGAGCCGTAGATGATCTTCATCAGCGTGGACTTGCCCGCGCCGTTTTCGCCCAGCACGGCATGGATCTCGCCGGGCTGCACCGTCAGCGAAACCGCACTGTTGGCCACCACGGCCGGGTAGCGCTTGGTGATGCCCACCAGCTGCAGCCGGGGCGGCACTGCGCCGGACATGCCCGGAGTGCCCGGCGGGCGGGAGATGGGGGTGGAGCTCATGCAGGCGATTGTCTCTCAGTTTTCATGAACGGCAATTGGATTCAAATCAGGGCTTTGCGCTTGTTCCATATGCGCCAGCAGCTATCTTTTTAGCAGCAAAGCCACCACGGACCGGCGCCCGTGCGCCTGCCACGGCATGGCCTGCATCTGGCGTGGAAATTGCGGTGCTTGCCCGGTCGGCATAAGCTTGCGCTGGCGCCCTTGCCCGGTGCGCTGCACCCCGACAACCTGTTTACGATCTCCGCGCATCGACGTGGCACTTTTCATATGACAACCCGACCCTTGCAATTTCTGCGCCGAGGCCAGCCGGTGGCGCTGCGCAATGTACCACCCGACCGCACGCTGCTGCAGGTGCTGCGCGAGGACCTGGGCTGCACCGGCACCAAGGAGGGCTGCGGCGAGGGCGACTGCGGCGCCTGCACCGTGGTGCTGGGCGAGGCGCGCGATGGCCAGCTGCATTACAGCGCCGTGAACAGCTGCATCCGCCTGGCGCATTCGATCGACGGCATGGCGCTGTGGACGGTGGAAGACCTGGCGGAAGACCCGTTGATCCAGCCGGTGGGCGACGCCACATCAGCGCCGCGCCAGTCACCCACACTGCATCCCGCTCAAGAAGCCATGGTCCAGTGCCATGGCTCCCAGTGCGGCTTCTGCACCCCCGGCTTTGTGATGAGCCTGTTCGGCATGTACCAAAACCATATCTGCCATGGTGAACCCATCACCCGCGAACTGGCGCAGGAAGAACTCTCGGGCAACCTGTGCCGCTGCACCGGCTACCGCCCCATCCTCGATGCCGCCCAGCAGATGACATCGCTGCCAGCCATGCGCGTCAACGAAGCCGATTTGCTACAAAAATTAGAGCTACTAGCGCACACCCAACAAGCGCCAGAGGCCGATTTTTCCTATATTTCCCCCACCACGCTTCCCACCCTGCTCGCGGCCCGTGCGGCGCACCCCGACGCCCAGGTGGTGGCCGGCTGCACCGATGTGGGGCTGTGGGTGACCAAGCTGCACAAGCAATACGCGCAAGTACTGGACGTGACCCGCGCGGCCGAACTGCGGCAGGTGGTGCAACACGCCGACGCGATTCACATCGGCGCCGCCGTCACGCTGACCGACGCGTTTGCAGCCCTCACCGCGCAGTGGCCGCAGCTGCACCGTTTTGCCGCGCGGTTTGCCGGGCTGCCGGTGCGCAACGCGGGCACGCTGGGCGGCAATGTGGCCAACGGTTCGCCCATTGGCGACTCCATGCCGCTGCTGATTGCGCTGCGCGCCCAGGTGGTGCTGGCCAGCCAGGCCAGGGGCGAGCGCCAGCTGCCGCTGAAAGACCTTTACACCGGCTACCGCCAGAACGTGATGGAGGCCGACGAGCTGCTGGTGCGCATCGTGGTGCCCCGGCCTGCGCAGACCGAAAGGCTTGCCGCGTACAAGATCTCCAAGCGCTTTGACGACGACATCTCCGCCGTGTGCCTGGTGCTGAACCTGGACATCGCCAACGGCACCGTGCAGCGCGCCAGCATTGGCGCGGGCGGCGTGGCCGCCACCCCGGCCCGCGCGCGGCAGACCGAGGCTGCGCTGACAGGCCAACCGTGGACCGAAGCCACCGCGCAACGCGCCGCCACCGTGCTGCAGGCCGAGTTCAGCCCCATCTCGGACATGCGTGCCAGCGGCGCCTACCGCCGCCAGGTGCTGGGCAGCCTGCTGCAACGCTACTGGCTGGAGAGCCAGGGCCAGCCCTCGGTCAGCCTGGACACCTTGACGCTGGAGGCCGCCGTATGAACGCCCCCCACACCATCGCCGAAACCGCCCTGCCCGCGCCCACCCGCGCCGCGATGGGACAGCCCCACATCCACGAAAGCGCCCGCGCCCAGGTGGCGGGTGCTGCGCACTACATCGACGACCTGCCGGAGGTGAAGGGCACGCTGTATGCGGCGCCCATCCTCTCGACCGTGGCCCACGGCACGCTGAACGGGGTGGACGCCACGGCCGCACTGGCACTGCCCGGCGTGCGTGGCGTGGTGCTGGCCAGCGACGTGCCCGGCGACAAGATCCTGGCCGCGTTCGCGCACGACGAGCCGGTGTTTGCGCTGGACAACGTGCAGTTTGTCGGCCAGGTGATCGGCCTGGTGGTGGCCGACTCGGTCATGCAGGCGCGCCGCGCGGTGCGCGCTGTGAAGCTCGACATCACGCCCCTGCCCGCCGTGCTGACGGTGCACGACGCGCTGAAGGCACAAAGCTATGTGCTGCCCCCGGTGTTTGTGCGCCGGGGCGATGCGGCCACCGGCCTCGCGCAATCGGCGCACCGCCTGTGCGGTGCGTTTGAAGTCGGCGGGCAGGAGCATTTCTACCTGGA from Acidovorax sp. T1 includes the following:
- a CDS encoding BMP family ABC transporter substrate-binding protein, producing the protein MYKNLAATLVAACFFSPVFSQTAPAKGSAAEPVKAGFVYVSPVTEAGWTRQHEEGRKAVEAALGAQVKTTFVENVPEGADAERVIRDLAATGHQIIFTPSFGYMEPTLKVAQDYPGVKFESITGYKTTANVATANARYYEGRYLAGIAAGRMSKTGVAGFVAGFPIPEVLQGINAFALGMRSVNPQAMVKVVWLNVWFDPPKERDAAMALFNQDVDVIAFHTGSTAVMAAAQERGKMAVAYHSDMRRIGPDAQIVAITHQWGNYYTERVRAVQNGSWKSGNVWGGVREGMIRVGDFGSRVPAAVQKEVLAAQKAVGAGRLHPFRAGKAAVRDNEGHEVIPAGQTLSDPQILQMNWLVEGVQGKLPR
- a CDS encoding adenosine deaminase; protein product: MFKVPPVAAERLQQLLRAMPKAELHIHIEGSLEPELIFALAQRNGVPLPYASVDDLRQAYAFTNLQSFLDIYYAGASVLLHEQDFYDMARAYLARAAMDNVAHAEIFFDPQTHTARGVAMETVINGLHRACADARTELGISATLILCFLRHLSEESAFETLEQAMPLINKIVGVGLDSSEVGHPPEKFARVFARCRALGLHLVAHAGEEGPPAYIWSALDVLKVERIDHGVQAMHDAALMQRLAQDRIPLTVCPLSNQKLCVFPDLKNHNLRQLLDAGLCATVNSDDPAYFGGYINENFTQVFAATDMTVRHAYQLAFNSFEASFASHADKRVWEHRLKEAFERFVEHD
- a CDS encoding aromatic ring-hydroxylating dioxygenase subunit alpha; this encodes MMEETLWHPVADAREVASQPLGVQLLERPLVLWRDASGAVQAFADQCPHRGARLSLGRVVNGRLECPYHGWQFAGSGHCEHVPALPSFVPPPTHCARRFECCEQHGLVWVRLAEGAAALPEFRAEEDAHLRKLNCGPYDVAASAPRIIENFLDMSHFGFVHEGWLGSRDAAAIDDYRVESTATGLLATGCKAWQPQSNLHSTAAAQVEYTYEVTAPYAAVLTKVPEAHTTAVQGWRESIALFICPLTPETSRVWFRLAVADFESPDEKLQAFQHTIFTQDQPVLESQRPKRLPLDLRAELHTAADKASSAYRRLLKKNGITFGVC
- a CDS encoding BMP family ABC transporter substrate-binding protein → MTDLQKRSLLKVAALSAVAAAALVGCGKKEEPAPAPAPAPAAEAPAPKPEPLKIAFAYVGPVGDGGWSFAHDNGRKALEKEFGDKIVTSFVESVPESADAERVLRDMAGQGNKLIFGTTFGYMESMLKVAADNAGVKFEHATGYKTAENMRTYDSRTYEGAYMAGVIAGAMTKTNTLGVVGSVPIPEVIRNINSFTLGAQSVNPKIKTKVVWVNEWFSPPKETEAATSLINGGADVLFQNTDSPAVLKTAQEKGKRAFGWDSDMTAYGPKAHLASAVINWGPYYIKATKDALEGTWATGQSWWGVKEGTIDIVSIADDVPADIKAKVESIKAGLKDGSYSIWKGPILGQDGKPVLEKDVVADDKFLGGINFYVKGVEGKIPGGDKK
- a CDS encoding ABC transporter permease translates to MESYALLIGATLSAGTVLALAALGLLINEKAGIVNLGAEGMMLCAAIAGFATVVHTGNTWLGFAAGMAAGALLAAIFGVLVIWLNTNQYATGLALSLFGVGFSAFAGISYVQAKLPELPKYAIPVLGDVPLLGPALFQQHPLVYLTMALVAGLIWFLYRSRAGLVLRSVGESPESAHALGYPVRRIRLAAVMAGGALCGLAGAYISTVYTPLWVEGMVAGRGWIALALTTFATWRPARVLLGSYLFGGVTMLQFHLQATGVQVASQLLSMLPYVATIVVLALISRNPAWIRVNMPASLGKPFYPGT
- a CDS encoding ABC transporter permease, with translation MFRLEPRPQASRWWSYGSPLLALAVTVLIGIALFAALGKDPVRGLQVFFWEPVRSSYALGELMVKATPLLLIALGLAVCFRSNVWNIGAEGQFVIGAVVAGGVALLADKSTGPWIVPAILLAGVLGGMAWAGLTALLRDKFNANEILVSLMLVYVATLVLGYLVYGPWKDPMGYNFPQTKTFEKVTQIPRLMQGSRVSIGLLLALAAAGALWVFLFRTRAGFAQQVGGLAPAAARYAGFSSRRALWTALLISGGAAGLAGALEVAGPIGQLTPYVPAGYGFAAIIVAFVGRLHPVGMVFSAILMSMFYIGGELAQSRLGLPKSLTGVFQGLLLFTLLACDTLIAYRVRWVGARKEVR
- a CDS encoding ABC transporter ATP-binding protein; its protein translation is MSSTPISRPPGTPGMSGAVPPRLQLVGITKRYPAVVANSAVSLTVQPGEIHAVLGENGAGKSTLMKIIYGSVKPDEGSVHFNGQAVQVRNPQEARALGIAMVFQHFSLFDTLTVAENVWLGLDKRITLSEVTQRITATAAEYGLGIDPLRPVHTLSVGEMQRVEIIRALLTQPKLLILDEPTSVLTPQAVEMLFVVLRKLASEGCSILYISHKLHEIRALCTACTVLRGGKVTGVCNPAEESNASLSRLMIGAEPPALTHRAVQTGATVLRVQGLSLPRADQFGVDLIDVQFEVKAGEVVGIAGVSGNGQKELLYALSGEDQRAEPASIQVAGQHAGRMGPGQRRALGLHFVPEERLGRGAVPTMGLAHNLLLTRTNAVAGSGWIQLGALQKHAQAIIERFHVKAGGPHAAARSLSGGNLQKFIVGREIDANPALLIVSQPTWGVDVGAAAQIRGEILALRDAGCAVLVVSEELDELFEICDRLHVVAKGQLSPSVPRADATVERIGEWMSGLWHADVQAHLARNREQLAQLNQGAQHVPT
- the xdhA gene encoding xanthine dehydrogenase small subunit, with translation MTTRPLQFLRRGQPVALRNVPPDRTLLQVLREDLGCTGTKEGCGEGDCGACTVVLGEARDGQLHYSAVNSCIRLAHSIDGMALWTVEDLAEDPLIQPVGDATSAPRQSPTLHPAQEAMVQCHGSQCGFCTPGFVMSLFGMYQNHICHGEPITRELAQEELSGNLCRCTGYRPILDAAQQMTSLPAMRVNEADLLQKLELLAHTQQAPEADFSYISPTTLPTLLAARAAHPDAQVVAGCTDVGLWVTKLHKQYAQVLDVTRAAELRQVVQHADAIHIGAAVTLTDAFAALTAQWPQLHRFAARFAGLPVRNAGTLGGNVANGSPIGDSMPLLIALRAQVVLASQARGERQLPLKDLYTGYRQNVMEADELLVRIVVPRPAQTERLAAYKISKRFDDDISAVCLVLNLDIANGTVQRASIGAGGVAATPARARQTEAALTGQPWTEATAQRAATVLQAEFSPISDMRASGAYRRQVLGSLLQRYWLESQGQPSVSLDTLTLEAAV